From one Anaerolineae bacterium genomic stretch:
- a CDS encoding glycosyltransferase family 4 protein — protein MRILIINYEFPPIGAGGGKASQKIAACLVEMGHTVRVITSRPTQLYTFFGNMSVLAGLGFWIYLVYIKLAFNKDLSDHGFTILGTLLLLIGFILRNTGLTWELTNPIRGLKPVEFIDGVEVRRIPVLRQRQEYCSTFEMGTFLLSGLWHGLAQAREFKPDLVHIFFGLPDGPIGWALKRVYGLPYLISLRGADVPSDEVKRFAKHYRVLRPFVRWLWRDADALVAVSNGLREYAHETAMDLPIHVIPNAIELSQFTPPRQRSHDGPVRLLFVGRFNAFKNVETLLEGVARLKKMGMVNFELQLIGDGERRANLERLTVAHQLTKHVHFLGWVDREAIVTRYRQADVFVTATTWEGMPNTVLEAMACGLPIVATRASGLGELVREGVNGYLVDINDPAVLAERLADLVDNPYERQRMGKESRKIAEQEFAWEYITEQYVEIYQKIRN, from the coding sequence ATGCGCATACTCATCATTAATTACGAATTTCCCCCCATTGGTGCCGGCGGTGGCAAGGCCAGCCAGAAAATCGCTGCCTGCCTGGTGGAAATGGGGCATACGGTGCGGGTTATCACCAGCCGGCCTACCCAGCTTTACACTTTTTTTGGCAATATGTCCGTGCTCGCCGGTTTGGGATTTTGGATTTACCTGGTTTACATCAAACTCGCCTTCAACAAAGACTTAAGCGACCACGGTTTTACGATCCTGGGGACTCTGCTTCTGCTGATTGGCTTTATCCTGCGCAACACCGGCCTCACCTGGGAATTGACCAATCCTATTCGCGGCCTCAAGCCGGTTGAATTTATTGATGGAGTAGAAGTGCGGCGCATCCCGGTGTTGCGCCAGCGCCAGGAGTATTGTTCCACGTTTGAAATGGGCACGTTTTTATTGAGCGGCCTGTGGCACGGTTTGGCCCAGGCGCGTGAATTCAAACCCGACCTGGTGCACATTTTTTTTGGCCTGCCCGATGGGCCGATTGGTTGGGCCTTAAAGCGGGTGTACGGTTTGCCCTACCTCATCTCGTTGCGGGGGGCCGACGTGCCCTCGGACGAAGTCAAACGATTTGCCAAACACTACCGGGTGCTGCGGCCTTTTGTCCGCTGGCTCTGGCGCGACGCCGACGCCTTGGTAGCCGTGTCAAACGGCTTGCGGGAATATGCCCACGAAACCGCTATGGATTTGCCCATCCACGTTATTCCCAATGCCATTGAACTATCGCAGTTTACGCCACCCCGGCAGCGCAGCCACGACGGTCCGGTGCGTTTGCTGTTTGTGGGTCGGTTTAACGCCTTTAAGAACGTGGAAACTCTCCTGGAAGGTGTGGCCCGGCTGAAAAAGATGGGCATGGTTAATTTTGAATTACAATTGATTGGCGATGGCGAACGCCGGGCCAATTTAGAACGATTGACGGTGGCCCACCAACTCACCAAACATGTGCATTTTTTGGGCTGGGTGGACCGGGAAGCCATTGTCACCCGTTACCGGCAGGCCGACGTGTTTGTTACGGCCACCACCTGGGAAGGAATGCCCAACACCGTGTTAGAGGCAATGGCCTGTGGCCTGCCCATCGTTGCCACCCGCGCCTCCGGCCTGGGAGAATTGGTGCGCGAAGGCGTCAACGGCTACCTGGTAGACATCAACGATCCGGCTGTCCTGGCCGAACGCCTGGCCGATCTGGTGGATAATCCCTACGAGCGACAGCGTATGGGCAAAGAAAGCCGCAAGATCGCCGAACAGGAATTTGCCTGGGAGTACATTACCGAGCAATATGTAGAAATTTATCAGAAAATTAGAAATTAG
- a CDS encoding glycosyltransferase family 39 protein, whose protein sequence is MTAHLSNSQNPPAPNRNPFPVSFLDHPRLVAFLLFLLALFPRLPGLKRFLTSDENTNIFFAGSDVIAAFLRGDWRGTYWHFYPGVTMSWLDALGIAGQYLVDLFTGQPVPPFTEYIYGDILTLLVANRLPYALLTAAAVPAVYLLACQLLPKRLALLGALFLAVDPFYLAHSRMAHGDAPVAVFMSLSALAFFVYLEKLAKNKLGNEKTGNNFYFLISNFFPRSAFIYLVLSAVFGGLAALTKAPGQFMALFVIGMSGGCAGLKLWQDKKQLSRWPQSVIRLVLPWLAVVVVWGGVALFVFVLLWPSMWVDPLGTFNQMWAETFGKVEEGHLVYFLGRATLDPGPWFYFYVIPFRLTPVVLLGSVLSLFVFIPNLHPHRTGSTRRASFYFWLFVIALLFFGNLSPKKQDRYLLPLFPFLDLLAAIGWMGLLNWVFGSFFKSQISNLKSLSPAFLISNFLLFILLVFHFLPVLTYYPYYLTYFNPLLGGPTRAAKTTLMGWGEGMEQVAAYLNTKPNAEQLYVASTPSQTLLPYFAGTGENFYTNDIAFRADYVVLYLAQMQRLAPSPEIVRYFEAQPPEKIITIQDVVYAKVYPGPKLILTDLPPTAIPLNIGLADTLRLAGYERQNSRLTLYWHALTPLSVDYTISVRARAAEGQLLAQQDSWPVNGLLPTSQWRQGDYVTDTHLLELPETEVEQIESFEIVVYHLATGETLGPPIVIPMNHEQ, encoded by the coding sequence ATGACCGCTCATCTCTCAAACAGCCAAAATCCGCCAGCCCCCAACCGCAATCCATTTCCTGTCTCTTTTCTCGACCATCCCCGTCTCGTTGCTTTTCTTCTTTTCCTACTCGCGCTATTCCCTCGTCTGCCTGGCCTGAAACGTTTCTTGACCAGCGATGAGAACACCAACATTTTTTTTGCCGGCAGCGATGTAATTGCCGCCTTTTTGCGGGGCGACTGGCGCGGCACTTATTGGCATTTTTATCCGGGTGTAACGATGAGTTGGCTGGATGCTCTGGGCATAGCGGGTCAATATTTGGTTGACCTTTTCACCGGCCAGCCAGTCCCCCCCTTCACCGAGTACATTTATGGCGATATTTTGACGTTGCTGGTAGCCAATCGTTTGCCCTATGCCCTCTTAACCGCGGCGGCTGTGCCGGCCGTTTACCTGCTGGCCTGCCAATTGTTGCCCAAACGTTTGGCCCTGCTGGGCGCGCTCTTTCTGGCCGTTGACCCCTTTTACCTGGCCCATTCCCGCATGGCCCATGGCGACGCGCCGGTGGCTGTTTTTATGAGCCTATCGGCCCTGGCTTTTTTTGTGTACCTTGAAAAGTTGGCGAAAAACAAGTTAGGGAACGAAAAAACTGGCAATAATTTCTACTTTCTAATTTCTAATTTTTTTCCCCGGTCGGCCTTTATTTATCTGGTTCTCTCCGCCGTTTTTGGCGGCCTGGCCGCGCTCACCAAAGCTCCCGGCCAATTTATGGCCCTATTTGTCATTGGTATGTCTGGGGGCTGCGCCGGGCTAAAACTCTGGCAGGACAAAAAACAACTAAGCCGCTGGCCGCAGTCGGTCATCCGCTTGGTTCTGCCCTGGCTTGCAGTTGTCGTCGTTTGGGGGGGTGTGGCGCTCTTCGTCTTCGTTCTGCTCTGGCCCAGTATGTGGGTGGACCCCCTGGGCACGTTTAACCAGATGTGGGCCGAAACCTTTGGCAAGGTCGAGGAAGGCCACCTGGTTTACTTTTTGGGCCGGGCTACGCTTGACCCCGGACCCTGGTTCTATTTTTACGTCATTCCCTTCCGGCTTACGCCCGTAGTCCTGCTTGGCAGCGTCTTATCTTTATTCGTCTTTATCCCTAACCTTCATCCCCACCGGACAGGTTCAACTCGCCGGGCCTCCTTCTACTTCTGGCTATTTGTTATTGCCCTATTGTTTTTTGGCAATCTCAGTCCCAAAAAACAGGATCGTTACCTGCTACCGCTGTTCCCGTTTCTGGATCTGCTGGCGGCCATTGGCTGGATGGGTTTGTTAAATTGGGTGTTCGGCTCCTTTTTTAAATCTCAAATCTCAAATCTCAAATCCCTAAGCCCGGCCTTTTTAATTTCTAATTTCTTACTTTTCATTCTCCTGGTATTTCACTTCCTGCCGGTTCTCACCTACTACCCTTACTATCTCACTTACTTCAACCCGCTACTGGGCGGCCCCACTCGCGCGGCAAAAACAACGTTGATGGGCTGGGGCGAAGGTATGGAGCAAGTCGCGGCTTATCTCAATACCAAACCCAACGCCGAACAGCTTTACGTAGCCTCAACCCCATCCCAAACGCTGCTGCCTTACTTTGCCGGGACGGGCGAGAATTTTTATACCAACGACATCGCCTTCCGCGCCGATTATGTGGTGCTCTATCTGGCCCAAATGCAGCGCCTGGCCCCCAGCCCGGAAATTGTGCGTTATTTTGAAGCGCAACCGCCGGAGAAAATTATCACCATCCAGGATGTCGTTTACGCCAAAGTCTATCCCGGCCCCAAACTCATCCTCACCGACCTTCCGCCTACAGCCATTCCCCTCAATATTGGTTTGGCCGATACCCTGCGCCTGGCCGGTTACGAAAGGCAAAACTCCCGTCTAACTCTCTACTGGCATGCCCTGACTCCCCTGTCTGTTGACTATACTATCTCGGTCCGTGCCCGCGCCGCTGAGGGGCAACTGCTGGCCCAACAGGATAGCTGGCCGGTTAATGGCTTGCTGCCCACCTCCCAATGGCGGCAAGGTGATTACGTAACCGATACGCACCTTTTGGAATTGCCTGAAACGGAGGTCGAGCAAATAGAGAGTTTTGAAATTGTGGTCTACCACCTGGCCACCGGCGAAACTCTTGGCCCGCCTATTGTTATCCCAATGAACCATGAACAGTGA